From the Onychostoma macrolepis isolate SWU-2019 chromosome 13, ASM1243209v1, whole genome shotgun sequence genome, the window aAGTAAGAATTGCAGGGTATGAACTCGCAATTCTGCCTTTTCTCACAGTTACAACTCACGAGTTTGTATATTGCAATTGACTTTTTCTCAcgattgactttttttctttcagttgcatgatataaactcaagtctgacttttttctcgcaattctgacttttatcTTGCAGTTGTGAGTTTGTATATTGCAATTGATTTATTCTCgcaattctgcctttttttctcacaattgtgtCATTAACTCACACTTCTGCCTTTTTCTCAGTTGCGAGTTTGTATGCAATTGactttctcgcaattctgacttttctcgcAGTTgcaaatttgtatattttctcaGAATAGAGATATAAACTCTCAATTGcaattctgaggggaaaaaatattattttcttacaattctgagttaatatctcgcaattctgagaaaagtcataattgttagtttatatcacacaattttgtgagagacagaattgtgaggaaaaagtcgcaattaccttttttattttttattcagtggcgaaAATAAGCTTCCGTATGAAACTCTTTTGGAGATGAAAGTCTACTTTCCATTCTGCCTCATTGTCTTGGAGGAGGAGACATATTTTTTGctcagatattttgtaaattgtgCCCGTCATGATTTTCTGCTTCCCTGTTGTGACattaatattgctttctctcATTTCAGAACGCTTCATCATGGTTTCTTCACTTTTACTGTGAGCGAGTGAGAGATTTATAGCCTTTTTTTACGACTCCTTGTAAAAACTGACATCATGTGTTATGGCCAGGTCAAATGGCAGAGGTAATGAGGAAGTCCCTTCTGCTccgcaaggctgcatttatttgtaaaataaaaatataaaaaccgtaatattgtgaaatatgattacagttttaaataactgttttgtatgtgaatatatattaaaatgtaatttattcctgtgatcaaatctgaattttcagcatcattactccagtcttcagtgtcacatgatccttctaatatgctgatttgctgctcaacttGTCcagattttcttcttttttgtcttTAACCAATCACATGCCCGATTCAAGAattcttaaacttttaagttaaattgtgctttgtttgtatgtctgctagaatgttaagaaatgttcagtgttaaatatttttaaattgctgttttgtatttgtttttttttctttgaaaagccaaacaaaacagtaaaaagcatattttggctatttaatttatgcaatggTGAAATGGGGGAAAACGCAAAAAACGTGTTTGGTATTCAGCCTTTGGCCCACTGTTTCATTTTGTTCGGTTTCCgcttcggccaagaattttcatttcggtgccTTCctactgttataataataaaggCCTGCGGATGACATAGGACGTAAGCGTAGCATAAGCTCCggtgagaatatgctagtctcacgagaaccaaattttgtttacagcaaaggaaaaccagtctcctcttggcttatatcgaaatcctctgacatttttctttacaaaccCTCGTTTTGTACTCAAATTTGTGAGCAGTGTTTTGTTTGGCTCTCTCTTCTGCGCTTCCACATTCGTCACCGTGTTTGCTTACGTCCATCGTCATCCACTGGAATGCCACTCTTTCGTGGACGTGCGTAAACAGTTAGTGGAAAGTAGTGattacggtttataaagttttaaatatggatatttttcttacacaaacacatggAATCTTATTAACCTGCCACAgctgtgtggagcactttttatgatagatggatgcactttattggacttcagccattcactgccattacaAAACTTGGACATTGTTTGATAAATCTCCGACTGTATTCGTctggatggcttgagggtgagtaaatgatcaggtaattttcattttttggtgaactatccgtTTAATAGAAGTATGAGGGGTAACAAATATTCTAAAACAACTCTCCTCTTTTACAGACTTTCACATCTAAGTTGTTTTCTCTGCTGTTCAAACCCGCTGTGTAAATGTGACCAGTCAGCTCCACACACTGTCAAGGGGTCAAAGGTCAGTCCTGAAGGCATCATTTGTTAGAACACATGGCATTCCTGTGCTTAAATTAGCTTGTGCACTTTCATTGGGGCGAAACCTGTCGAAACAACTGTTCCCAAGGCCCAGAACAAAGACGCGTGGAGAAAGTCCGAAGCAGTTCATTTGAGAGCGGACAGAGACGCGAGCGCACCGCCAGTTAACAGAAGCTGCTGAAAGCATAAACACCTCagatgtttttgcatttaattgaaGCCAAGAATCTTTCCTGGACAACATCTGAAGACCATCTTCAATTTTGGAATGTTTCGCTTGAAGGGAAGATTCCGAAACATGCCGATCTGCTACTTATAAATATTTACGCTACATTCAAAAGGTAAGCGCTTCTGTTTTGCGTTGTTGCGCTGCCTCACCCGGACCGAAAGGGTCACCCAGGGGTCTCCTGCCGTCCCGCTCTTATCGCCAGGCTCCTCTGTTCTCAGTCAGAGAGGAAGTTTTGACAGCCAGACTTTACAACCTCCTCTCCCCCTGCCTGCGCTTTGCACATGCTCTGACAGAAACTCCGGTCCGGTGACTTCATCCCTCATTCACGAAAGCTTCCCCTCCTTctccttccctctctctctctctctctctctctctctccggcAGCATGCCAGCCGTTTTCCTCTTGCTGCGCTCTCTGGTTGTCAGTCTCCTCAGTAGCAGATTAGCAGCCTCTGCCGCGCAGCTCCTTCGCAGAAGCCTCACGGCGGCTGCTCGCCACCTCGGCACCGTGCTGCGCCACGTCTGGGAGCGGATCAGTTCCCAGGAGTCCAAGGAGGCCATCCTGGGCTGCGTCTTGTGCATTCTCAACATGCACAAGAAGGTGGACAACTAAATTCTGGAGGAACGAGTATAGCTTGGACttcattattttcttttgatttagAACGAACCATGTCGGAGAGCATCGTGAGGAAAATCCAGCCGTTCACCATCGGGACCAAACTCTCGGCGCCGGCCGTGCCAAAGTGCTCGGACTTTCCCGATGGTTTTCTTCCGAAACGAACGTTCTCGGATAACTGCAAACTGAGGCACCTGAACGAACAGGTGTCTCTTTATCTCGGCCGCGACAGACACTGCGGACCCGCGGCGAAGCATCGGCGCGAAGAGACGTCCGACGACCACCTGAACCGAAACACAGTCTCCCCACCGAACGCTGCGTCCAGATCCATTCGTAAGATCACCATCTCCAGCCAAATGGAGGCTGCGAAAGACAGACTGACTCCAGGGATGGAGCTGAAGAAAATAAGAGCAAACTCGgagaatattaataacaataacaacatcaCATCCTCCAACACGCAGCTGCCTAAAATAGTGGGTGTCAGCTGTGAGAATAAACCCAGCTCACAGTTCAAGGTAAGACAcgcttattttaatttatatatttgaagTCCAATCAGAATGgaagtaaatgaaaatatttgttgttttatgtgAAGCCATCATTGCTTTTTAACGCAGGCATACAAAGagtattaagcttgttaacaaAAATGCcttgaactttatttttattggtctataaaatctatttttaatattacgtAATgtgtaagtaaaaaaaaactgttgctATCCTGAAAAACTCAAAaggttgttgtttattattgttattaatgatGAAATGAGCattcattttattcacaaaGTGCATAAAATGCTTCATAAGTAAGTGCTTTTATAGATACaataatgaaagaatgaatgtgtgagtgaaaatattttatatttttactgtgcttattattagattgcatttaatattaagacaaaaaatgcacaaacacaaatctaaatatagatatttaatttgatatgtgattggaaaaaataataaatgtttatctactatttataaatgtatcacACATGCCACTGAAGATTGAAATAAAGCCTGTAAAATGCCTTGTAAGTGCAGTAAACTTTGAAACATTGCTGTATCCAGTTAA encodes:
- the LOC131552244 gene encoding protein myomixer-like codes for the protein MFLHLIEAKNLSWTTSEDHLQFWNVSLEGKIPKHADLLLINIYATFKSMPAVFLLLRSLVVSLLSSRLAASAAQLLRRSLTAAARHLGTVLRHVWERISSQESKEAILGCVLCILNMHKKVDN